The DNA sequence CCTTGTTGCTGATTAGCGCGGGCGTGCCCATCGCCAAGGCCTCGGCTACGACAATGCCGAAGTTCTCTTGATGCGAAGGCAGCACCATGGCTTCGGCATGAGCGAGTGCGCCCCACTTAGCGGCACCGGTTATCATGCCGGCAAAGTGAATATGTGGATCGCTCGCGGCGAGCTGCCGAAGCTGGTTCGTGAAACTAGCATCTTGTTCGGGGCCAGCTAAGATTAAGTCGGGCATACACTGTCCGTTTTTCTTTAGCTCGCAGTAAGCTTTGACGAGTAGGTCCGCGCCTTTTTTTTCATGCAGTCGGCCTAGGTAAAGCAGATAGGGCTGGCCTTGCTTTGCAGGACAAAGTTTATGCCAGGCATCGTTCATTTCGTCAGTGCTGTAGTCGGGCAATTGTGTCCCGTAGCCGACCACTTGCTCTCGCGCTCGATAGAGCCAGAACGATTGACGGGCTAGAATTTTCTCCTCTTCGCAAGTGAATAGCACCGCCCGCGCGTCGCGCAGCACGCGGTACTCAGCCCATGGCCAATAGAGCCATTTCTTGAAATGCTTGAGCGGGTAGGTGCGCTTAAACCAGGGGTCCATCATCCCGTGGGTAAAGACGAAATACGGTGGCGCGCTCGCGCCCAGCTTGCGTGCCTGACGCCAAACCGCAAAGCTCGGGTATTGCCAGACGCCATTGACAATGGCGGCGTCGAACTGGCTGAGATGGTTGGCTAGCCAATCATCCAAAGCAGGGCAGTAGCCGTAGCCACTTTTACCAGGGCCGACCGCGATGAAGTCGCCGGGTAGTTGGATATCGGCGACGGCTGCGGGATCATCAACGGTGACGTGCGTAACCTCGTGGCCCGCCTTGACCATAAACTCCGACGACAGGCTAACACCTGCGCTAACGCCGCCACGAAGGGGATCGGCCGAGTGTATGACTTGCAGCAGCTTCATGGTTGCTGGGTGATGATTGCCGATTGGTAAAGGTTCACGTAGGCATCGATCATGGCGTCGGTTGTAAAGCGCTGCGCGTTTTCCAAACCATCGCGCACCAAACTGTCCAATGTCTCCGGAGCACATAAAGCTTCGTTGATCAAAGCAGCTGCCTGGTGCTCGTTGGCTGGATCGAAAAACAGCGCGGATTGGCAATTGGAACGGAGTGGCTCGATATCACTCACGGCGACAGGGCAACCGCAGGCCTGCGCCTCCAACGGCGGCCAACCAAAGCCCTCGGCGATTGACGGGAAAATAAAGCAAGTAGCTTTGCAATACAAAGCTTGAAGCAAGTCATTGCTGGGAAGTTCGATGACGACGACTCTATCTTCATATCCCTGAATTACGTTCAGCAGGTCTTCCGATGGCGGCGGACCGGCAAAAACCATCTGCAGGTCTGGTTGTAGCTCGAAAATTTTGGCTGCGATACGCATGGCCCCTGCGCGGTTTTTATACCAGCCGTTTCCGCCAACGTGGAGCAGGTAGCGCGATGAGAGAGGAGCGCCGGATGTTGTCTTAAGGCTGGCGGATTGCAGACGCGCCTCGACCTCTTCAATGGATAGCGGTCGATAGGCATGGGGCAGGCCGGAGAGTATGACGCGTGCAGTCTCTTTTGTCTCCGGAGCGAGCTTTGCGAGGTCTTGCCTGGTTGGCTCGGATACGCAAGCAATGGCGGGTGCATTGCGAAGGTGGTGAAAGATCCAGCGTTGTTGCTGCTGCCCGATGAGAGACTTTTGCTGACCGTCGATAAGCCCCTTCCAGCTCTTGATTGCAAACAAGTCATGGCAGGTCACTATGCTGGGGTGTGGTCGAATATGTGGCAGGTAGATCGCGTTGGCGTGGTCGCAAATATGGACGATGTCGGGCTGGACCGTTGTGAGTGTTTTTTGGAGTGCGCGGGGAGCAAGGATGTATTTATCGATGTAACCGAGCCACTTGCCAAAGCCGCTCTCCGTACTGCGCGCACGTCCGAATGTTACCGCTGGTTGAAACTGCTCTACGCTGTGGCCAGCGGCTTCCAGCCCGCGCTTCATCATGTGCATGAAGGCGAGCATGCTGTGCTGCCGATCTTGCTGGTAGTTGCCAATCAGCAGGATCTTCATATGGAACTAACTGCTTGGACAATCGCCTTACGGTAGTTTTCCCAAGTGACTTCCGCGGCCTTTTGCGGTGCGACGGCTTGCATCGCTTGAAGTTGCGCGGGGTGATCACGCAGGTACTGCAGCTTTTCTGCAATTGCCTCTGGCGAGCGAATTGGGACCAGAAATCCGGCCTTCTCGTCGGCGACTAAATCCTCGGCTCCGGCATTGGCGGTAACGATGATTGGCAGCCCGCAAGCGAGTGCTTCCTGTTGCACCAGGGCGCGCCCTTCAACGAGCGAGGGCAGGGCAAACACATCGCAGCTTTGCATGAGCTTTAATACCTCATCATGCGGGCGTGGCGGGTGGTGAATGAAGCCCGGAAGCTGCTGCTGATAAAATGTCATCGGTGCCAAGGGACTGCCCAGCACATGCAGCTCAAAATGGTTCGGGTCGAGCAGGTGCATGGCGGCCATTAGATCACCGAGTCCCTTGCGCTGGCTCATCGAACCGGCGAACAGGACACGCAGTTTGGATGACGCTTTTGCTGACGCAGTTGGCTTAGGTGGGGTGGGCGAGCCAAAGGGAATGACATGGACGGGCTTCACTGCGCGGATGCTTTCGGGGATGGAATCTGCTACGAATTGGCTCGGGCAGATAACGGCATCAGCAAGTGCCAGTTCCTCGTCCTTGCGCCGATGCTTGGCTGGCGAGTCGTGCACCGCAGTCAGCGTATCGCGCCAGGAAGGCATACGCTCAGACTCTTCCTCCATGATGCGTTTCGAGGTCTGCCAGTGGGCGATGGGCAGATCGTAAATGCATTTCCAACCAAGCTCCTTGGCGCGCCGAAATGTGGCAAGCGCCCCATCTTCATAAGCATAAACGCGATCGACTTCGCTGCCTCTATTCAAGCCAGCTGCCACTTCATTATCGAAGTAGCGGTAACACGCATCGAGGCTTGCCCAACCGGTTTCATGGCGAGTCAATGACTCAATGTTGAGGCGTTGGGCTATGAGTCTCACGATCTCACGGGTGGGGTGCAGTCTGAGGAACGGGCGAAGCTGTTCAGGGTATCGCCGCCGGCTGATTTCTCCCATGCCTGGTAGTTGTGAGAGGCGTTGAAACGCGTTGCTGCCGCATGACGCAATACTGAGATGCAGCCCACCGAGTGCTTGTGCCTGGTGCAGGGCCACTGCTGCTTCACGAGCGAAATTATTGCCAGTTGGATGCGCTAGTAGCGTGTTCACTTTGCGAGAAGTTTACGGTAAAGCGTCGGATAGAAATCCATCGGCGTCAGGTGAGCTTCGAGTGTGCTGTAGCCGAGCTTCGATAAACGCTGGTATTCATCGCTGTCCATTGCGGCAGCCTGCTCCAATAATCGTGCCAGCTCATCGACATTGCCTGGAGTGCAGAGTAAGGCACCAGGGCCTGCGGACTCCGGAAGCCCGCCATCGCGTGTAGCGATGACCGGGATGCCGTTGGCGCGTGCCTCCAGCGGAGTTAGGCCCATGTCTTCCCGGGTGTTTGCGGGCGCAGCAAGCCAGCGCGCTTCGCGAGTTAAGCGGCGCTTTGTGTCTTCATCGACAAAGCCTTTGAAGTCGACCTCGATACCCAACCGCTGAGCGAGAGTTTGCAGAGCTTCACGCATTGGGCCGTCGCCAACTATACGTAGCGGATGCTCGGCGCGATTGAGCGATGCACGGGCATAGGCTTCGATAAGTGTGTCGGCACCTTTGTTGGCGATTAGTCGCGAAATGAAGACAAAGCCACGCCGCTTCTCAATGGGCGAGAAGTTCATTTCCAGCCTTGAGACCGTCGGCATGACTCGGTCTTTTACCTCGTCGCGATATCCCCAGGACTGCTGAACAAAATTGGAATTATATAAACGCATGTCAGCCAGCAGCGCACCGAATTTCCATGAGAGCGTGCGGGCGAAGGGGCGGTCGTAAAGATGATTATGTATAGTCTGGACTAACTTTGCACTGCAAAGCTTTGTCATGACTGCGATGTCTGGAGAAGCATTCTGTGCGTGAACGAGGTCCGAGGCACGAATGAGTTTCAATAAATCGCCGGACGATTTGGCGACGATACGATAGGGAATCTGTGCATCGTCGAGAATACCTTTCAAACGTTGATCTACCTCATGTCCACGGACGAGCTTTAGCGCAAGTGTTGTCGTAAAACCATCGATGGAGCTGACATATTTGGCCAGCTCCAGGCAGAAGGCTTCGATGCCGCCATAACTTCCCATGGTGGGCGAAGCTATAAGGATGTGCGTCATGGCTTGGATAGCTTGGCTTGCGCATTCCGCTTTGCGCGAACTAATTCCTCGGTCAAAGAAATGGCTTTGGCCGGCTGGGTGGTTAGCGAAACTACAGCGGTATCGGCGTTCATGCATTCGGCTTCCGCGAGGAGGTGTCGGTAGTCCGAGGCAAAATGCCAGACAATGCTTCCGGGTGTAGCTTTCAAATCCTGCGGTGGAAAATCAACGGCGGCGGGTGACCAGTAGCTGGGCTTTTCCGCCTTGCTGCCGAGTAATGCCCATGCGGTCTGCTCGACGAGTGCGGGAAAGCGTAGGTGCTGTGGTTGTGAAAAAAAGTAATCCAACAAATCCAGATCGATGATTGCCGGATCGGCAAGTAGTATACCGGCGTTGGCATGGCTGATCAAGGGATGCCCGCCAATGCGCAGGCGCATGCGATTCAACAAGCTGGGTGAGTAAGCGCTTTGTTGATCGCGCATGCAAACAAACTGGCTTTGTTGTGATGCGCTCACGATGCCGCTAAACGGTCGGAGAAAGAGAATGTCGGTGTCTAGTATGAGCTTTGGCTGATCGTCCAGTAGGGGGATGTCTAACAGCTTGCGGCACATGACAAACTGCTCGCGAGCACGCTGCAAATTTGGGTAGCCATCTAGCGCGGGAATATTACTAATGCGATGGATGGCGCTTGTTTCGATTTTTAAACGCTCACACAGCACGTCGCAATCTTCGGCGGTTAAGGAACCGTCGTCGAACAGATGCAGGTCGATGTCGTCTCGCGACATTTGAACAAAGGACCCAAGGCATTTCAAGGCCTGCCCAACATCGCGATGGCAGATTAGCGAATAGGCGTTCATCAGAGACCGAGGATAGCGAGTTGTCGGTTGGCGACTTCGGTCAGCATTGACCTTGGTTCAAAGACCGATGGTTCTTTGAAGTCATTGGCGGATACACAGTCGATCGTTAGAATTTGATTCTGTGGAAACAAGTTCGGAAAAACTCCGATTGGGCCGCCCCGCTGGAGACAACCAATGATAGGCACGCCGCGTTCAAGGATGGCGATTGATGTGCCACTCTTGCCAATGCCTTCCAGTGGCGTTGTGGACAAGCCGAAGTCGGCTAATTGAATTGCGCGATCAATCTCTTCAGGCGGTAATTCCCCACGTCTGCTGAATGAAATGCACGGGAACTCATGCCTGGTAAAATTTTTCCACGCAGATTCGCCACGGTCGATGCGCCCAATCGACGTAATGACGCAACTTCGCTTTGCGTTACAAAGTGCACCATTGATTGCCCGCAATGCGCGCTCGGCTGGGAAGTCTGTTGCGATTCTACCAAACA is a window from the Cerasicoccus sp. TK19100 genome containing:
- a CDS encoding glycosyltransferase, which codes for MKLLQVIHSADPLRGGVSAGVSLSSEFMVKAGHEVTHVTVDDPAAVADIQLPGDFIAVGPGKSGYGYCPALDDWLANHLSQFDAAIVNGVWQYPSFAVWRQARKLGASAPPYFVFTHGMMDPWFKRTYPLKHFKKWLYWPWAEYRVLRDARAVLFTCEEEKILARQSFWLYRAREQVVGYGTQLPDYSTDEMNDAWHKLCPAKQGQPYLLYLGRLHEKKGADLLVKAYCELKKNGQCMPDLILAGPEQDASFTNQLRQLAASDPHIHFAGMITGAAKWGALAHAEAMVLPSHQENFGIVVAEALAMGTPALISNKVNIWREVEQSGAGIVTNDDLDGVRSLLQQFLSLSPEEKSQMKRSAKLCFAEYFLMEKNTNDLLAFIQQELATANER
- a CDS encoding glycosyltransferase family 4 protein translates to MKILLIGNYQQDRQHSMLAFMHMMKRGLEAAGHSVEQFQPAVTFGRARSTESGFGKWLGYIDKYILAPRALQKTLTTVQPDIVHICDHANAIYLPHIRPHPSIVTCHDLFAIKSWKGLIDGQQKSLIGQQQQRWIFHHLRNAPAIACVSEPTRQDLAKLAPETKETARVILSGLPHAYRPLSIEEVEARLQSASLKTTSGAPLSSRYLLHVGGNGWYKNRAGAMRIAAKIFELQPDLQMVFAGPPPSEDLLNVIQGYEDRVVVIELPSNDLLQALYCKATCFIFPSIAEGFGWPPLEAQACGCPVAVSDIEPLRSNCQSALFFDPANEHQAAALINEALCAPETLDSLVRDGLENAQRFTTDAMIDAYVNLYQSAIITQQP
- a CDS encoding glycosyltransferase family 4 protein; protein product: MRLIAQRLNIESLTRHETGWASLDACYRYFDNEVAAGLNRGSEVDRVYAYEDGALATFRRAKELGWKCIYDLPIAHWQTSKRIMEEESERMPSWRDTLTAVHDSPAKHRRKDEELALADAVICPSQFVADSIPESIRAVKPVHVIPFGSPTPPKPTASAKASSKLRVLFAGSMSQRKGLGDLMAAMHLLDPNHFELHVLGSPLAPMTFYQQQLPGFIHHPPRPHDEVLKLMQSCDVFALPSLVEGRALVQQEALACGLPIIVTANAGAEDLVADEKAGFLVPIRSPEAIAEKLQYLRDHPAQLQAMQAVAPQKAAEVTWENYRKAIVQAVSSI
- a CDS encoding glycosyltransferase family 4 protein, producing MTHILIASPTMGSYGGIEAFCLELAKYVSSIDGFTTTLALKLVRGHEVDQRLKGILDDAQIPYRIVAKSSGDLLKLIRASDLVHAQNASPDIAVMTKLCSAKLVQTIHNHLYDRPFARTLSWKFGALLADMRLYNSNFVQQSWGYRDEVKDRVMPTVSRLEMNFSPIEKRRGFVFISRLIANKGADTLIEAYARASLNRAEHPLRIVGDGPMREALQTLAQRLGIEVDFKGFVDEDTKRRLTREARWLAAPANTREDMGLTPLEARANGIPVIATRDGGLPESAGPGALLCTPGNVDELARLLEQAAAMDSDEYQRLSKLGYSTLEAHLTPMDFYPTLYRKLLAK